In Haloplanus rubicundus, one DNA window encodes the following:
- a CDS encoding cobyric acid synthase, which translates to MTRTILVAGTASHVGKSTVAAGLCRHLADRGVDVAPFKGQNMSNNARAVLAADGDAEWGEIGVSQYVQARAARVTPTTDTNPVLLKPRGDGESQLVVHGEAVDDVEAGDYYETHWERARDAAADAYRRLAAAHDVVVAEGAGSVAEPNLRHRDIANVETARFADADVLLVADIERGGAFASIVGTLELAPDDVVERVVGVVITKFRGDRSLLDPAIETVEDRTGVPVVGVLPYDDPGLPAEDSVSLPDDEGVRGDDDGVPDGRAVTVGVPRLPRVSNATDLEPLARVPGVRVAYLPPSASLDGVDAVVVPGTKNTVDDLLALRETGFDAALAAFDGPVVGICGGYQLLGERIENAHVEGTGDRRVVDGIGRLPVATTFSADKRVEAVTRAVSGAGPLSGASGTVSGYEIHMGDTHALAPVDRPVGPESAAVGDVAGTYLHGLFENRTMREAFVEAVYDAAGRTRPERDGGRRSPYDAAAALVRDHVDASVIDLG; encoded by the coding sequence GTGACCCGGACGATTCTCGTCGCCGGCACCGCCAGCCACGTCGGCAAGAGTACGGTCGCGGCCGGTCTCTGTCGCCACCTCGCCGACCGGGGCGTCGACGTCGCTCCGTTCAAGGGACAGAACATGAGCAACAACGCCCGGGCCGTCCTCGCCGCCGACGGCGACGCCGAGTGGGGCGAAATCGGCGTCTCGCAGTACGTGCAAGCGCGGGCGGCACGCGTGACGCCGACGACGGACACGAATCCAGTGTTGCTCAAACCCCGCGGGGACGGCGAGAGCCAACTCGTCGTCCACGGGGAGGCGGTCGACGACGTCGAGGCGGGCGACTACTACGAGACCCACTGGGAACGCGCCCGCGACGCCGCCGCGGACGCCTACCGCCGACTCGCCGCGGCACACGACGTGGTCGTCGCGGAGGGCGCGGGGAGCGTCGCGGAGCCGAACCTCCGACACCGCGACATAGCGAACGTCGAGACGGCGCGGTTCGCCGACGCGGACGTCCTCCTCGTCGCGGACATCGAACGTGGCGGCGCGTTCGCCAGCATCGTCGGCACGCTGGAACTCGCCCCGGACGACGTCGTCGAGCGGGTGGTCGGCGTCGTCATCACGAAGTTCCGCGGCGACCGGTCGCTGCTCGATCCGGCCATCGAGACGGTCGAGGATCGGACGGGCGTCCCCGTGGTCGGCGTCCTGCCGTACGACGACCCCGGCCTTCCGGCGGAGGACAGCGTCTCCCTCCCGGACGACGAGGGGGTCCGCGGCGACGACGACGGCGTGCCCGACGGGCGGGCCGTCACCGTCGGCGTCCCGCGCCTCCCCCGCGTCTCCAACGCCACCGACCTCGAACCGCTGGCTCGGGTGCCGGGCGTCCGCGTCGCGTACCTGCCACCCTCGGCGTCGCTCGACGGCGTCGACGCCGTCGTCGTCCCGGGGACGAAGAACACGGTCGACGATCTGCTCGCGCTCCGCGAGACCGGCTTCGACGCGGCACTCGCCGCGTTCGACGGCCCAGTCGTCGGGATCTGTGGCGGCTACCAGCTACTCGGCGAACGCATCGAAAACGCCCACGTCGAGGGGACCGGGGACCGGCGGGTCGTCGACGGGATCGGACGGCTGCCCGTGGCGACGACGTTCTCGGCCGACAAGCGCGTGGAAGCGGTGACCCGGGCGGTGTCGGGGGCGGGACCGCTTTCCGGCGCGAGCGGGACCGTCTCGGGCTACGAGATTCACATGGGCGACACCCACGCGCTGGCTCCCGTCGACCGGCCGGTCGGTCCCGAGAGCGCCGCGGTCGGCGACGTCGCCGGGACGTATCTCCACGGCCTCTTCGAAAATCGGACGATGCGCGAGGCGTTCGTCGAAGCCGTCTACGACGCGGCCGGTCGGACGCGGCCCGAACGGGACGGCGGCCGACGAAGCCCCTACGATGCTGCGGCGGCGCTCGTCCGGGATCACGTGGACGCGTCCGTGATCGACCTCGGGTAG
- a CDS encoding DUF433 domain-containing protein, whose product MAERESRRVVHDLMDEPHIAGHRVSVRQVYALVEERGVDPETVADRYDLDVADVYHALAYYHDNPREMSGIEAERDEAFETFRDSIHRPDGVDPDAA is encoded by the coding sequence ATGGCCGAACGGGAGAGCCGTCGTGTCGTCCACGACCTCATGGACGAACCCCATATCGCCGGACATCGAGTCAGCGTCCGCCAGGTGTACGCGCTGGTCGAAGAGCGCGGCGTGGACCCCGAAACGGTCGCCGACCGATACGACCTAGATGTGGCCGACGTCTACCACGCGCTCGCGTACTATCACGACAACCCACGCGAGATGAGCGGGATCGAAGCCGAGCGCGACGAGGCTTTCGAGACGTTCCGGGACTCGATTCATCGCCCCGATGGCGTCGACCCTGACGCCGCCTGA
- a CDS encoding DUF5615 family PIN-like protein codes for MASTLTPPDMSEWRFLLDENVDPKVATYLDKEALFAVHVQDTVGQGADDQDDVLPYAREHDLIVVTSDVKDFGALSNEVHAGIILLHDDTMPAYRVASALIAMVDTYPNRADFPGREELDAWV; via the coding sequence ATGGCGTCGACCCTGACGCCGCCTGACATGTCGGAGTGGCGGTTTCTTCTCGACGAGAACGTCGACCCGAAAGTAGCCACGTATCTCGACAAAGAGGCGTTGTTCGCCGTCCACGTCCAGGACACGGTCGGACAGGGCGCCGACGACCAAGACGACGTCCTCCCCTACGCCCGCGAACACGATCTCATCGTCGTCACGAGTGACGTGAAAGATTTCGGGGCGCTTTCGAACGAGGTTCACGCCGGGATCATTCTCCTCCACGACGACACGATGCCCGCCTACCGAGTCGCGTCCGCGCTCATCGCGATGGTCGATACCTATCCGAATCGGGCCGATTTCCCGGGTCGGGAAGAACTCGATGCGTGGGTCTAA
- a CDS encoding NOP5/NOP56 family protein: protein MTNEKVGSGWFESVPPDDLDAARDVIENGSAETPDDWPALAVDAGFADDEDDYYDLLHDATVTAAREAVRERERADDQQLVHAIRSMDDADRTANELAERVAEWAGALFDDVRTGVDGAREVAARDPETAAEERVVSLATRVADLAAEAADCRAFVERTAPAVAPNLSRMAGPVLAARLIALAGGLGELAKKPSGTVQVLGAEDALFAHLAGRAPSPKHGVIYTHDYVRNTRPEDRGSAARALAGKLVIAARIDHYAGDLREGIHEELDERMATIRARADS, encoded by the coding sequence ATGACCAACGAGAAAGTCGGGTCAGGCTGGTTCGAATCGGTGCCACCTGACGATCTCGACGCCGCCCGCGATGTCATCGAGAACGGCAGCGCGGAAACCCCGGACGACTGGCCCGCCCTCGCCGTCGACGCCGGGTTCGCCGACGACGAGGACGACTACTACGATCTGCTTCACGACGCCACCGTGACCGCGGCCCGGGAAGCCGTCCGGGAGCGCGAGCGGGCGGACGACCAGCAGCTCGTCCACGCCATCCGGAGCATGGACGACGCCGACCGGACGGCCAACGAGTTGGCCGAACGCGTCGCCGAGTGGGCGGGGGCACTGTTCGACGACGTGCGGACGGGCGTCGACGGCGCGCGTGAGGTGGCCGCACGCGATCCCGAGACGGCCGCCGAGGAGCGTGTCGTCTCGCTGGCGACGCGGGTCGCCGACCTCGCAGCGGAGGCGGCCGACTGCCGGGCGTTCGTCGAGCGGACGGCGCCGGCCGTCGCCCCCAACCTCAGCCGGATGGCGGGACCGGTGCTCGCCGCGCGCCTGATCGCCCTCGCCGGCGGCCTCGGCGAGTTGGCGAAGAAGCCGTCCGGGACGGTGCAGGTCCTCGGCGCCGAGGACGCGCTCTTCGCTCACCTCGCCGGGCGCGCGCCGTCGCCGAAACACGGCGTCATCTACACCCACGACTACGTGCGCAACACCCGGCCCGAGGATCGGGGGTCGGCCGCCCGCGCGCTAGCGGGCAAACTCGTCATCGCGGCGCGGATCGACCACTACGCCGGTGACCTCCGGGAGGGGATTCACGAGGAACTCGACGAACGGATGGCGACCATCCGCGCGAGGGCCGACTCGTGA
- a CDS encoding fibrillarin-like rRNA/tRNA 2'-O-methyltransferase produces MSLPDGVEWRSFDGRDRLATRGDPVYGEPTDGPWRLWDAGRSKLGATLELGLDTGLEGGESVLYLGAASGTTVSHVADFCGPTYAVEFAPRPTRDLVDVAAGRSNLFPLLKDARKPTTYAHVVESDLDVVVQDVATRGQARVAARNRQFLRDDGRLLAAIKARSEDVTREPDAVFEDVLDELRATYEILETARLDRYHDDHLAVVARPRTTD; encoded by the coding sequence GTGAGCCTGCCCGACGGCGTCGAGTGGCGATCCTTCGACGGCCGTGACCGCCTCGCCACGCGCGGCGATCCGGTGTACGGCGAGCCGACCGACGGGCCGTGGCGCCTGTGGGACGCCGGCCGGTCGAAACTGGGGGCGACCCTCGAACTCGGTCTCGACACCGGCCTCGAGGGCGGCGAGTCCGTCCTCTATCTCGGCGCCGCCAGCGGGACGACGGTGAGCCACGTCGCCGACTTCTGTGGCCCGACCTACGCCGTCGAGTTCGCGCCCCGACCGACCCGTGACCTCGTGGACGTAGCCGCGGGGCGGTCGAACCTATTCCCGCTCCTGAAAGACGCCAGGAAGCCGACGACGTACGCCCACGTCGTCGAGTCGGACCTGGACGTCGTCGTTCAGGACGTGGCGACGCGCGGACAGGCCCGGGTCGCCGCGCGCAACCGGCAGTTCCTCCGGGACGACGGCCGCCTCCTCGCGGCAATCAAAGCCCGGAGCGAGGACGTGACGCGGGAACCGGACGCCGTCTTCGAGGACGTACTCGACGAGTTGCGCGCGACCTACGAGATACTCGAGACTGCGCGGCTGGATCGCTACCACGACGACCACTTGGCCGTCGTCGCCCGCCCCCGAACGACCGACTGA
- the tenA gene encoding thiaminase II has product MTFTDDIRPTADDLWDDIVSHPMVSRLGDGTLETAPFEYWVRQDYVYLIDYARVFAHGAASAPTLDHMGTFAELLHETIDTEMDLHRAYAAEFGITEAELEATEPSPTTRAYTDFLVRTAATGPFGDLVAALLPCMWGFNETATRLETDGMPDDERYAEWIRTYAGEEFSALTRWCKDLMDEVAADATASDRERYRDRFVTSARYEYRFWDAAWNEETWTVG; this is encoded by the coding sequence ATGACCTTCACCGACGACATTCGTCCTACCGCCGACGACCTGTGGGACGACATCGTGTCGCATCCGATGGTGTCGCGACTCGGCGACGGGACGCTCGAGACGGCCCCGTTCGAGTACTGGGTCCGGCAGGACTACGTCTACCTGATCGACTACGCGCGGGTGTTCGCCCACGGTGCGGCGTCGGCGCCGACGCTCGATCACATGGGGACGTTCGCGGAACTGCTCCACGAGACCATCGACACGGAGATGGATCTCCACCGGGCCTACGCCGCGGAGTTCGGGATCACCGAGGCGGAACTGGAGGCGACGGAGCCGTCACCGACGACGCGGGCCTACACCGACTTCCTCGTGCGGACGGCGGCGACGGGGCCCTTCGGTGATCTCGTCGCCGCCCTCTTGCCCTGCATGTGGGGGTTCAACGAGACGGCGACGCGTCTGGAAACCGACGGTATGCCCGACGACGAGCGCTACGCGGAGTGGATTCGGACCTACGCGGGCGAGGAGTTCTCGGCACTCACGCGGTGGTGCAAGGACCTGATGGACGAAGTGGCCGCGGACGCGACGGCGTCGGACCGGGAGCGATACCGCGACCGGTTCGTCACGTCCGCGCGCTACGAGTACCGCTTCTGGGACGCCGCGTGGAACGAGGAGACGTGGACGGTCGGATGA
- a CDS encoding PadR family transcriptional regulator, with protein MHDLTGFQRDLLYVIAGLDEPHGLAIKEELEDYYESEIHHGRLYPNLDTLVEKGLIDKGQRDRRTNYYTLTRRGRRELEARREWEDQYVSDLIEEATPA; from the coding sequence ATGCACGATCTGACCGGCTTCCAGCGAGATCTCCTGTACGTGATCGCCGGGCTCGACGAACCGCACGGACTGGCGATCAAGGAGGAACTCGAGGATTACTACGAGAGCGAAATCCACCACGGCCGCCTGTATCCGAATCTCGACACGCTGGTCGAGAAGGGTCTCATCGACAAGGGGCAGCGCGACCGTCGCACGAACTACTACACGCTGACACGTCGGGGACGGCGCGAACTCGAAGCGCGCCGGGAGTGGGAAGATCAGTACGTCTCGGATCTGATCGAAGAGGCGACGCCCGCCTGA
- a CDS encoding glutamate--cysteine ligase, with translation MDLGSRDAFARMGTLGIEEEFYVVDEAGRPTAGIDDLIYGSEPPEPLVDRLDHELFQFTIETQTPLIERPENARAELTRIRRALVDHATDHGYRVAAAGLHPSAKWRELDHATKPRYRAQLDRIQYPQHRNTTAGLHVHVGVDDADKATWIANRLRWHLPPILALSANSPFWNGFDTGLASARAKIFENLPNTGIPTAFEDFDAYRRFERRMVETGSINDRGELWYDVRPHTGHGTVEVRTPDAQADPDRVLAIVEYVHALVLDLAERYDDGESPAELRRELLDENKWRAMRYGHDAEFVTRDAEDTVSLGTVVDRERNRLGVDGIRDLYDDPSGAATQRRIHDEGGHAALRESLLLSP, from the coding sequence ATGGACCTCGGCTCCCGGGACGCGTTCGCGCGGATGGGTACGCTCGGTATCGAAGAGGAGTTCTACGTCGTCGACGAGGCGGGGCGGCCGACGGCCGGTATCGACGACCTGATCTACGGGAGCGAGCCGCCCGAACCGCTGGTCGACCGCCTCGATCACGAACTGTTTCAGTTCACTATCGAAACGCAGACGCCGTTGATCGAGCGGCCGGAGAACGCGCGTGCGGAACTGACCCGGATTCGTCGGGCGCTGGTCGACCACGCGACCGATCACGGCTACCGGGTGGCGGCCGCCGGCCTGCATCCCTCGGCGAAGTGGCGGGAACTCGATCACGCGACCAAACCCCGCTATCGCGCCCAACTCGACCGCATCCAGTATCCACAACACCGGAACACGACCGCCGGCCTGCACGTCCACGTCGGCGTCGACGACGCCGACAAGGCGACGTGGATCGCCAACCGTCTGCGGTGGCATCTCCCCCCCATTCTCGCGCTCTCGGCCAACTCCCCGTTCTGGAATGGCTTCGACACCGGCCTCGCCTCGGCTCGGGCGAAAATCTTCGAGAATTTGCCAAATACGGGCATCCCAACCGCGTTCGAGGACTTCGACGCCTACCGGCGCTTCGAGCGGCGCATGGTCGAGACGGGATCGATCAACGACCGGGGCGAACTCTGGTACGACGTGCGCCCACATACGGGCCACGGCACCGTCGAGGTGCGGACGCCGGACGCACAGGCCGATCCGGACCGCGTCCTCGCCATCGTCGAGTACGTCCACGCCCTCGTCCTCGACCTGGCCGAGCGCTACGACGACGGGGAGTCGCCGGCCGAACTCCGTCGGGAACTTCTGGACGAGAACAAGTGGCGTGCCATGCGCTACGGCCACGACGCCGAGTTCGTCACCCGAGACGCCGAGGACACCGTCTCGCTCGGCACCGTCGTCGACCGGGAGCGTAACCGCCTCGGCGTCGACGGCATTCGCGACCTGTACGACGACCCGAGCGGCGCCGCGACACAGCGACGGATCCACGACGAGGGCGGCCACGCCGCCCTTCGCGAGTCGCTACTCCTCTCTCCCTGA
- a CDS encoding helix-turn-helix domain-containing protein gives MSDESTSEEFDIDDPTEEDVSARDRLEAEADRAVTEFDEGVVDLLAWVLDTETRARIYVYLRQHPNSTSDEVAEGTGLYPSTVREALAQLHDEDTVERHKRESAGAGNNPYEYEAIAPSALVRGVVGQVQEQLNAVFNLDRQLTDAGADADESATEPVRITVEDDEE, from the coding sequence ATGTCTGACGAGAGCACGTCCGAGGAGTTCGATATCGACGATCCGACCGAGGAGGACGTGTCGGCGCGTGACCGGCTGGAGGCCGAGGCCGACCGGGCGGTCACGGAGTTCGACGAGGGCGTCGTCGACTTGCTCGCGTGGGTGCTCGATACGGAGACCCGTGCCCGCATCTACGTCTATCTTCGACAGCATCCGAACTCGACGAGCGACGAGGTGGCGGAGGGGACCGGTCTCTACCCCAGTACGGTCCGCGAGGCGCTGGCCCAGCTCCACGACGAGGACACCGTCGAGCGACACAAACGCGAGAGCGCCGGCGCCGGCAACAATCCTTACGAGTACGAGGCCATCGCCCCCAGCGCGCTCGTTCGAGGAGTCGTGGGGCAGGTCCAGGAGCAACTGAACGCCGTTTTCAACCTCGACCGGCAGTTGACCGACGCCGGCGCGGACGCCGACGAGTCGGCGACCGAACCGGTTCGCATCACCGTCGAAGACGACGAGGAGTGA
- a CDS encoding phosphopantetheine adenylyltransferase, producing MTVALGGTFDPIHDGHRALFERAFELGDVTVGLTSDDLAPETRAEPRRVRPFEERRTALEAELRPLADAANREFEVRKLEEPTGIATEPGFEAIVVSPDTLAGAERINEIREQRGLDPLRIELVDYVPADDGDRISSTRIVRGEIDRHGNLTSERTPETE from the coding sequence ATGACAGTCGCGCTTGGTGGGACGTTCGATCCGATTCACGACGGACACCGAGCGCTGTTCGAGCGCGCGTTCGAACTCGGCGACGTGACCGTCGGTCTCACGAGCGACGACCTGGCCCCCGAGACGCGAGCCGAGCCACGGCGCGTCCGCCCCTTCGAGGAGCGTCGGACGGCCCTCGAAGCCGAACTCCGACCGCTCGCGGACGCGGCGAACCGTGAGTTCGAGGTGCGAAAGCTGGAGGAGCCGACCGGCATCGCGACCGAACCGGGGTTCGAAGCCATCGTCGTCTCGCCCGACACCCTCGCCGGCGCCGAACGCATCAACGAGATTCGCGAGCAGCGGGGCCTCGACCCCCTCCGGATCGAACTCGTCGACTACGTGCCGGCGGACGACGGTGACCGCATCTCCTCGACCCGGATCGTCCGCGGCGAAATCGACCGCCACGGCAACCTCACGTCGGAGCGGACGCCCGAGACGGAGTAG
- a CDS encoding transcription initiation factor IIB family protein, which translates to MYRARDRVDNEEWVARITRAADGLELDAAARSNAVDLFLSNVPDEERSKPAVAAASLYAGALIAGEERSQGAVAEAMDVTRLSVQNHWKALLESSGFRPPEW; encoded by the coding sequence ATGTACCGGGCGCGCGACCGCGTCGACAACGAGGAGTGGGTGGCTCGAATCACCCGTGCGGCGGACGGCCTCGAACTGGACGCAGCGGCGCGGTCGAACGCCGTCGACCTCTTCCTCTCGAACGTGCCCGACGAGGAGCGGTCGAAACCCGCAGTGGCGGCCGCGAGCCTCTACGCCGGGGCGCTCATCGCTGGCGAGGAACGCTCACAGGGCGCCGTCGCCGAGGCGATGGACGTGACGCGTCTGAGCGTCCAGAATCACTGGAAGGCGCTGCTGGAGTCGTCGGGGTTCCGTCCGCCGGAGTGGTAG
- a CDS encoding TatD family hydrolase, whose product MADPDTYPTQRPMGAFRNDELGVEEPPSSAVTRMPWIDIHQHGHTMSWGDRERFDLSGCEAAVFVAAAAHYAPYRPMRPEDVRFLWDDAIRRSHAIGRSHFFDPYLAIGIHTTGPKVDYEDLFDVLPEYAALDEVVALGETGISMTQYSEPMAVEDQEAVVREQMRVADDQGLPILLHTPSVTKSEPDKWLTGKTEEGHDLADPVLDPATAKLDATKMDVALADEVGLAHEQVVLDHAHPSMAEFVMEQTDCYLAFSIGQWIRTTTVEDVSAVIEEYGPERVILDTDVAGMYQTQPFAMKRAILDLVRSGVEEEDVRKVVYENPKGVLGLE is encoded by the coding sequence ATGGCCGACCCCGACACGTACCCGACCCAGCGACCGATGGGCGCCTTCCGAAACGACGAACTCGGCGTCGAGGAGCCACCGTCCTCGGCCGTCACCCGAATGCCGTGGATCGACATCCACCAGCACGGTCACACGATGTCGTGGGGTGACCGCGAGCGGTTCGACCTCTCCGGCTGCGAGGCGGCCGTCTTCGTCGCCGCGGCCGCCCACTACGCCCCCTACCGGCCCATGCGCCCCGAGGACGTGCGCTTCCTCTGGGACGACGCCATCCGCCGCTCGCACGCCATCGGTCGGAGCCACTTCTTCGACCCCTACCTCGCCATCGGCATCCACACCACGGGACCGAAAGTCGACTACGAGGACCTGTTCGACGTGCTCCCCGAATACGCCGCCCTCGACGAGGTGGTCGCCCTGGGCGAGACGGGCATCTCGATGACCCAGTACAGCGAACCCATGGCCGTCGAGGATCAGGAGGCCGTCGTCCGCGAACAGATGCGCGTCGCCGACGATCAGGGGCTCCCCATCCTGCTCCACACCCCCTCCGTCACGAAATCCGAGCCGGACAAGTGGCTCACGGGCAAGACCGAGGAGGGCCACGACCTGGCCGACCCGGTGCTCGACCCCGCGACGGCCAAACTCGACGCGACGAAGATGGACGTGGCGCTCGCGGACGAGGTGGGACTGGCCCACGAGCAGGTCGTGCTCGACCACGCCCACCCCTCGATGGCCGAGTTCGTCATGGAGCAAACCGACTGCTATCTCGCCTTCAGCATCGGGCAGTGGATCCGGACGACGACCGTCGAGGACGTGTCGGCGGTGATCGAGGAGTACGGGCCGGAGCGCGTCATCCTCGACACCGACGTGGCCGGGATGTATCAGACCCAGCCGTTCGCGATGAAGCGGGCTATCTTGGATCTGGTTCGGAGTGGGGTGGAGGAGGAAGATGTTCGGAAAGTGGTGTACGAGAATCCGAAGGGGGTGTTGGGGTTGGAGTGA
- a CDS encoding hybrid sensor histidine kinase/response regulator, producing MSETGEGIDVLHVDDDPDFADLAATFLEREDDAFAVETATSADAGLDHLDANDVDCVVSDYDMPGPDGLAFLDAVREQSPDLPFILFTGKGNEEIASRAISAGVTDYLQKERGTGQYAVLANRIRNAVDQYRSQRELEASQKRLSLFVEQSPLGVLEYNSEFEIVGLNEAGEEILGYSEEELRGETWEKIVTSESYENVDEVTSALAEAEGGFHSIDENVRKDGERIVCEWHNRVVTDDDSVERSSTSNRPQADDGDVVAIFSQFQDVTERRERQRRIEALHEATRDLMAVDSRAAVAERAVETARSVLGLPINSVYLYDEKADALVPTATTEEALDLIGEPPTYEPGESLSWEAFQSGEVRVFEDVSEEPGRYNPDTAFGAEIILPLGDHGVMYVAATESGAFDEADVTLARTLAANAEEALSRIERERTLRESQRRYRTLVENFPDGAVFLFDHDLQYVLAGGAEVSSVDLSGTDFEGKTPYDLFPEDIADETAYHYREALAGRHNTFEQEYRGERYRIRTLPVRDDEGTIVSGIAVSQNVTERERRERELARQNERLEEFASVVSHDLRNPLNVAEGHVELLQQDCDSERLEAVSRAHDRMNSLIDDLLTLAREGSEVGTLEAVDLDTCVERCWRNVDTDDATVRLRTERTMYADRSRLQQLLENLLRNAVEHGSTSSQPTADDAVEHGSTTDGVIITVGDLSDGFYLEDDGPGIPESERDSVFDAGYTTSEDGTGFGLCIVERIAEAHGWAVRVVDGTDGGARFEFTGVEFEP from the coding sequence ATGAGCGAGACAGGCGAGGGGATCGACGTACTCCACGTCGACGACGACCCGGACTTTGCCGACCTTGCCGCGACGTTTCTGGAGCGGGAGGACGACGCGTTCGCCGTCGAGACGGCGACGAGCGCCGACGCGGGGCTCGACCATCTCGACGCGAACGACGTGGACTGTGTCGTGAGCGACTACGACATGCCCGGCCCTGACGGGCTAGCGTTTCTGGATGCCGTCCGCGAGCAGTCCCCGGACCTTCCCTTCATCCTCTTCACCGGGAAGGGGAACGAGGAGATAGCGAGCCGGGCCATCTCGGCGGGCGTGACGGACTACCTCCAGAAGGAACGGGGAACCGGTCAGTACGCCGTCCTCGCCAACCGGATTCGGAACGCGGTCGATCAGTACCGCTCACAGCGGGAGCTCGAAGCCAGTCAGAAACGACTCTCCCTGTTCGTCGAACAGTCGCCGCTCGGCGTCTTGGAGTACAACAGCGAGTTCGAAATCGTCGGGCTGAACGAGGCCGGAGAGGAGATCCTCGGCTACTCCGAGGAAGAGCTCCGCGGCGAGACGTGGGAGAAGATCGTCACCAGCGAGAGCTACGAGAACGTCGACGAAGTCACGTCGGCCCTGGCGGAAGCCGAGGGCGGCTTCCACAGCATCGACGAGAACGTCCGGAAGGACGGCGAGCGGATCGTCTGTGAGTGGCACAACCGCGTCGTGACCGACGACGACAGCGTGGAACGTAGTTCCACGAGCAATCGGCCACAGGCCGATGACGGCGACGTGGTCGCTATCTTCTCGCAGTTTCAGGACGTGACCGAGCGTCGGGAGCGCCAGCGACGCATCGAGGCGCTCCACGAGGCGACCCGTGACCTCATGGCGGTCGACTCGCGGGCGGCCGTCGCCGAGCGGGCCGTCGAGACGGCACGGAGCGTCCTCGGGCTCCCGATAAACAGCGTCTACCTCTACGACGAGAAAGCGGACGCACTCGTCCCGACGGCGACGACCGAGGAGGCCCTCGACCTGATCGGCGAGCCGCCGACCTACGAACCGGGCGAGAGCCTCTCGTGGGAGGCGTTCCAGTCGGGGGAGGTGCGCGTCTTCGAGGACGTCTCCGAGGAACCCGGCCGCTACAACCCGGATACGGCGTTCGGCGCGGAGATCATCCTCCCCCTCGGTGACCACGGCGTGATGTACGTCGCCGCGACCGAATCCGGGGCGTTCGACGAGGCCGACGTGACGTTGGCCCGGACGCTCGCCGCCAACGCCGAGGAGGCGCTCTCGCGGATCGAACGGGAACGCACGCTCCGGGAGAGCCAGCGCCGGTACCGGACGCTCGTCGAGAACTTCCCCGACGGCGCCGTCTTCCTCTTCGATCACGACCTCCAGTACGTCCTCGCCGGCGGGGCGGAGGTGTCGTCGGTCGACCTCTCCGGCACCGACTTCGAAGGGAAGACCCCCTACGACCTGTTTCCCGAAGACATCGCCGACGAAACCGCGTACCACTACCGCGAGGCGCTGGCGGGCCGACACAACACCTTCGAGCAGGAGTATCGTGGGGAGCGGTACCGCATCCGGACCCTCCCGGTTCGCGACGACGAGGGTACCATCGTCTCCGGCATCGCCGTCTCGCAGAACGTCACCGAGCGCGAGCGGCGGGAGCGCGAACTCGCGCGGCAGAACGAGCGCCTCGAGGAGTTCGCCAGCGTCGTCTCCCACGACCTTCGGAACCCGCTGAACGTCGCCGAGGGACACGTCGAACTCCTGCAGCAAGACTGCGACAGCGAGCGTCTCGAGGCCGTCTCGCGCGCCCACGACCGGATGAACAGTCTGATCGACGACCTGCTGACGCTGGCGCGGGAGGGCAGCGAAGTGGGAACGCTCGAAGCGGTCGACCTCGACACCTGCGTCGAACGCTGCTGGCGGAACGTCGATACCGACGACGCGACGGTCCGACTGCGGACGGAACGGACGATGTACGCCGACCGGAGCCGCCTCCAACAGCTACTGGAGAACCTGCTGCGCAACGCCGTGGAACACGGTTCCACGAGCAGTCAGCCGACGGCTGACGACGCCGTCGAGCACGGCTCCACGACCGACGGCGTAATCATCACCGTCGGCGACCTCTCGGACGGCTTCTACCTCGAAGACGACGGTCCCGGCATCCCCGAATCGGAGCGCGACAGCGTCTTCGACGCCGGCTACACCACCTCGGAGGACGGCACCGGCTTCGGGCTGTGCATCGTCGAACGGATCGCCGAGGCCCACGGCTGGGCGGTTCGGGTCGTCGACGGCACCGACGGTGGTGCCCGCTTCGAGTTCACCGGCGTCGAGTTCGAGCCCTGA